A single Stutzerimonas stutzeri DNA region contains:
- a CDS encoding GpE family phage tail protein — protein sequence MADIALVFHWGPEQMNAMPLHELMDWRDRARDRWERTHGGAGSKP from the coding sequence ATGGCGGACATCGCCCTGGTGTTCCACTGGGGCCCAGAGCAGATGAACGCCATGCCCTTGCATGAACTGATGGACTGGCGCGACCGCGCCCGTGATAGATGGGAGCGGACACATGGCGGCGCGG
- a CDS encoding phage tail assembly protein yields the protein MSKPTYSAPIVLEEPIKRGETKITEITLRKPAAGELRGLKLTDLLQGDVNANIRLLPRISQPTLTEQEAAALDVADLVMCADAVAVFLQKKGAAESPEA from the coding sequence ATGAGCAAGCCCACCTACAGCGCCCCGATCGTGCTCGAGGAACCGATCAAGCGTGGCGAAACGAAGATCACCGAAATCACCCTGCGCAAGCCGGCCGCCGGCGAGCTACGCGGCCTGAAGCTGACCGACCTGCTGCAGGGCGACGTCAACGCCAACATCCGCCTTCTGCCGCGCATCAGCCAGCCAACGCTGACCGAGCAGGAAGCGGCCGCCCTGGACGTCGCCGACCTGGTCATGTGTGCGGATGCCGTAGCGGTTTTTTTGCAGAAGAAGGGGGCAGCGGAATCCCCCGAAGCGTAG
- a CDS encoding phage major tail tube protein — MALPKKLKHMNLFNDGNSYVGVSKTVTLPTLSRKLEAFRGAGMDGPVKVDMGHSDDGIQLEWTLGGWDLTVLRQFGAVRADGVMLRWAGSVQRDDTGEVSAVEVVARGRHEEIDFGDSEPGEDTEHAITTTCSYYKLSIDGNVEIEIDLLNFVFMVNGTDMLAEHRAAIGL, encoded by the coding sequence ATGGCACTGCCTAAAAAGCTCAAGCACATGAACCTGTTCAACGACGGCAACAGCTACGTCGGCGTGTCCAAGACGGTCACGCTGCCCACGCTCAGCCGCAAGCTGGAGGCCTTCCGGGGCGCCGGCATGGACGGCCCGGTCAAGGTCGACATGGGCCATTCCGATGACGGCATCCAGCTCGAATGGACGCTCGGCGGCTGGGACCTGACCGTCCTGCGCCAGTTCGGCGCCGTGCGTGCCGACGGCGTGATGCTGCGCTGGGCCGGCTCCGTGCAGCGTGACGACACCGGTGAGGTCAGCGCGGTCGAGGTAGTTGCCCGCGGCCGGCACGAAGAAATCGACTTTGGCGACTCAGAGCCCGGCGAAGACACCGAGCACGCCATCACCACCACCTGCAGCTACTACAAGCTCAGCATTGACGGCAACGTCGAGATCGAAATCGACCTGCTGAACTTCGTTTTCATGGTCAACGGCACCGACATGCTCGCCGAGCATCGCGCGGCCATCGGCCTGTAA
- a CDS encoding phage tail sheath protein: MSTEYHHGVRVLEINEGTRPIRTVATAVVGMICTASDADPVTFPLNKPVLLTDVLTASGKAGELGTLASSLDAIADQASPVTVVVRVADGEGVDEAAQAADQTSKIVGGVTADGQYTGLKALLAAEAQLGVKPRILGVPGLDSLPVTTELVATAQKLRAFAYANAFDAQTVSEAIAYRDGFGARELMLIWPDFVSWDTTANANTTASAVARALGMRAKLDQQVGWHKTLSNVPVNGVSGLSRDVYWDLQDPATDAGLLNAADVTTLIRREGFRFWGSRTCSDDPLFAFENYTRTAQVLADTMADAHFWAVDKPMHASLVRDIVEGINAKFRELVRNGYLIGGECWYDEAANDKDTLKAGKLFLDYDYTPVPPLEDLTLRQRITDRYLVDFASRVNA, encoded by the coding sequence ATGTCGACCGAATACCATCACGGCGTCCGCGTCCTCGAAATCAACGAGGGCACGCGCCCCATCCGCACCGTCGCCACCGCCGTGGTGGGCATGATCTGCACCGCCAGCGATGCCGACCCGGTTACCTTTCCCCTGAACAAACCCGTGCTGCTCACCGACGTGCTCACCGCCTCGGGCAAGGCTGGCGAGCTGGGCACCCTGGCCAGCAGCCTGGACGCTATCGCCGATCAGGCCAGCCCCGTTACCGTCGTGGTGCGAGTGGCGGACGGAGAGGGCGTCGATGAAGCCGCCCAAGCCGCTGACCAGACCAGCAAGATCGTCGGGGGCGTGACCGCCGACGGCCAGTACACCGGCCTCAAGGCGCTGCTTGCAGCCGAAGCGCAGCTGGGCGTGAAACCGCGGATTCTCGGCGTGCCGGGTCTGGATTCGCTGCCGGTTACCACCGAACTTGTGGCCACCGCGCAGAAGCTGCGGGCCTTCGCCTATGCCAATGCCTTCGACGCGCAAACTGTCAGCGAAGCCATTGCCTACCGGGACGGCTTCGGCGCCCGCGAACTCATGCTCATCTGGCCGGACTTTGTCAGTTGGGACACCACAGCCAACGCCAACACCACAGCCAGCGCCGTGGCCCGTGCCCTGGGCATGCGCGCCAAGCTGGACCAGCAAGTTGGCTGGCACAAAACCCTGTCCAACGTGCCGGTCAACGGCGTGTCCGGCTTGAGCCGCGACGTCTACTGGGACCTGCAGGATCCGGCCACCGATGCCGGCCTGCTCAACGCCGCCGACGTCACCACGCTGATCCGCCGCGAAGGCTTCCGCTTCTGGGGCTCGCGCACCTGCTCGGATGACCCACTGTTCGCCTTCGAAAACTACACCCGCACCGCCCAGGTGCTGGCGGACACCATGGCCGACGCGCACTTCTGGGCGGTCGACAAGCCCATGCACGCCAGCCTGGTGCGCGACATCGTCGAGGGCATCAACGCCAAGTTCCGCGAGCTGGTCCGTAACGGCTACCTGATCGGCGGCGAGTGCTGGTACGACGAGGCGGCGAACGACAAGGACACCCTCAAGGCCGGCAAGCTGTTCCTGGACTACGACTACACCCCGGTGCCGCCGCTCGAGGACCTCACCCTGCGCCAGCGCATCACCGATCGTTACCTGGTCGACTTCGCCAGCCGCGTCAACGCCTGA